From Spartinivicinus ruber, the proteins below share one genomic window:
- a CDS encoding M12 family metallopeptidase → MHYLNLKHTAAVLLSASVLGSTGLYAEQTEHEINRYINGPVHFTYLNGTDERIYYQVIDGLAIYEGDIILGTHEDVQQYGASFAISPWTEAEDVREDGEAVTEFSAPTKNKRSLWPNGVLYYQIDASYPSQGRAKVEAALDYVASKTNVKFVKRTNQSNYVRVINGSGCWSYVGMTGRQQQLSLSYPGCVYQGVIAHEFLHALGFYHEQSRADRDNYVNIHWENIQSGMEGNFQKADTDLNVGPYDYYSVMHYSAYAFSKNRRPTITPKDPSVPADKLGNRSGLSDKDVVGVNYLYPNDDPGPGPGKDPKIQLKYKKAEIKKGQTYDLPLEISDDDYDKLSIVTNSNNQALLPDANLKLKAGSQKGSYTLHMEPLATATGTAVVTITVFDFDGGVAEAKFTLIVKDDGSAKLSVNFAKDGAEIPKNQTYSASLVVKGAEPSDLTFVVNSDNQALLPDGNLVIKKTQAPEKFLLEMTPLKDAVGTAKVKLSVFSSTGGAAEDTFTLVVKDDGSQKPYWLLVSKLGACVTVTKNRLENAQYAVSPSYCQGKDNQLWHRDNAGRIMPKSHPNHCLQVSKAANGAISFVAPCKDSKLNSWQVDKEIIRSAANSEQVLDFYIRQLKIGLWKYHGGNNQRWLWITKENLAELRLLLKAK, encoded by the coding sequence ATGCATTACCTTAATTTAAAGCACACGGCAGCTGTATTATTGTCAGCATCTGTACTGGGGAGTACAGGCCTTTATGCAGAGCAAACCGAACACGAAATTAATCGTTATATTAATGGACCTGTTCATTTCACTTATTTAAATGGTACTGATGAACGCATCTATTACCAAGTAATAGATGGCTTAGCTATTTATGAAGGCGATATTATTTTGGGTACCCATGAGGACGTTCAGCAATATGGGGCTTCATTTGCAATATCACCATGGACTGAGGCTGAGGATGTTAGAGAGGATGGTGAGGCTGTAACTGAATTTAGCGCACCTACGAAAAATAAACGTAGTTTGTGGCCTAACGGAGTGCTTTATTATCAAATAGACGCCAGTTATCCCAGTCAGGGTAGAGCTAAAGTTGAAGCAGCTCTTGATTATGTTGCTTCTAAAACTAATGTAAAATTCGTTAAACGTACAAATCAAAGTAATTATGTCAGAGTAATTAATGGTTCTGGTTGTTGGTCTTATGTCGGTATGACCGGTAGGCAACAACAATTATCATTAAGCTATCCAGGTTGTGTTTATCAAGGTGTTATAGCTCATGAATTTTTGCATGCACTGGGCTTTTATCATGAGCAATCTCGAGCAGATCGTGATAACTACGTTAATATTCACTGGGAAAATATACAGTCTGGAATGGAGGGAAACTTTCAAAAGGCAGATACTGATTTAAATGTGGGTCCCTATGATTACTATTCTGTAATGCATTATTCGGCGTATGCATTTTCTAAAAACCGTCGGCCTACAATAACTCCAAAAGACCCAAGTGTGCCAGCAGATAAGCTTGGTAATCGCAGTGGCTTAAGCGATAAAGATGTAGTAGGGGTTAATTATCTTTATCCTAATGATGATCCAGGCCCTGGACCAGGTAAAGACCCTAAAATTCAGCTGAAATACAAAAAAGCGGAAATTAAAAAAGGTCAAACTTATGACTTGCCATTGGAAATCAGTGATGATGATTATGACAAGTTATCCATAGTCACTAACTCCAATAATCAGGCCCTATTACCAGATGCCAATCTTAAACTAAAAGCAGGCTCGCAAAAGGGGAGTTACACACTGCATATGGAGCCGTTAGCCACTGCAACAGGTACTGCAGTTGTTACTATCACTGTGTTTGATTTTGATGGAGGTGTTGCTGAAGCAAAATTCACTTTAATTGTAAAGGATGATGGTAGTGCCAAATTATCAGTTAATTTTGCTAAGGATGGAGCCGAAATACCAAAAAACCAAACCTATAGTGCTAGCTTAGTGGTAAAAGGTGCTGAGCCAAGCGATTTAACGTTTGTGGTAAACTCTGATAACCAGGCATTGTTGCCTGATGGTAACTTGGTTATTAAGAAAACTCAGGCACCAGAAAAGTTTTTGCTGGAAATGACGCCGCTGAAAGATGCGGTAGGTACAGCAAAAGTAAAACTGTCTGTGTTTAGCTCAACTGGTGGTGCAGCAGAAGATACTTTCACTTTGGTAGTGAAAGATGATGGCTCTCAAAAACCTTATTGGTTGCTGGTTTCTAAGTTAGGTGCTTGTGTTACTGTTACTAAGAACCGCCTGGAAAATGCACAGTATGCTGTAAGTCCTAGTTATTGTCAGGGTAAAGATAACCAACTTTGGCATAGAGATAATGCTGGTAGGATAATGCCTAAGTCACATCCAAACCATTGCTTGCAGGTATCTAAAGCAGCTAATGGTGCCATTAGCTTTGTGGCACCCTGTAAGGATAGCAAGCTAAACAGCTGGCAAGTTGATAAAGAGATAATCCGTAGTGCAGCTAACTCAGAGCAAGTATTGGATTTCTATATCCGCCAACTGAAAATAGGTTTATGGAAGTATCATGGTGGTAATAATCAACGTTGGTTGTGGATAACCAAAGAAAACCTGGCAGAGCTACGGCTATTGCTTAAAGCAAAATAA
- a CDS encoding glutamine synthetase family protein gives MESIKAWIKEHNITEVECLIADFTGIARGKIMPANKFCQDMGVRLPEAVLIQTVTGDYVADELYYKLTNPAEVDIKLRPDPQAIYLVPWAQEPTAQIIHDVYDKHDNPMELSPRNLLKKILKLYKEKGWSPIIAPELEFYLTKTNINPDHPLQPPVGRSGRQETGRQSFSIDAVNEFDPLFEDVYDYCEAQGLDVDTLIHEEGTAQMEINFQHGDALTLADQVFLFKRTVREVALKHSVTATFMAKPITDEPGSAMHIHLSVHDSQTGQNIFNDRNGGKVTPLFEGFIGGLQKYIPSAMPLFAPNVNSYRRFLPGESAPLNVEWGVDNRTVAFRVPESLPENRRVENRLAGADANPYLAVAGSLICGYMGMLEKLKPSEPSTGNAHKIENYSLPSSLEHALLGLAQCKPLCDMLGQKFVDAYVAVKETESENFKRIISSWERKYLLLSV, from the coding sequence ATGGAGTCAATCAAAGCTTGGATCAAAGAACATAATATTACCGAGGTTGAGTGTTTAATTGCTGACTTTACTGGCATTGCCAGAGGAAAGATTATGCCTGCCAATAAGTTTTGTCAGGATATGGGAGTTCGTTTACCTGAAGCTGTTTTAATCCAAACAGTGACGGGAGATTACGTGGCGGATGAACTGTATTATAAATTAACTAACCCAGCTGAAGTTGATATTAAGCTACGTCCAGATCCCCAAGCTATTTATTTGGTGCCCTGGGCACAAGAACCAACAGCTCAGATCATCCACGATGTATACGATAAACATGATAACCCAATGGAGTTATCACCCCGTAATCTGTTAAAAAAAATCCTCAAACTTTATAAAGAAAAAGGTTGGAGCCCAATCATTGCTCCGGAGTTAGAGTTTTATCTAACCAAAACCAATATTAATCCTGATCACCCTTTACAACCCCCTGTTGGTCGCTCAGGTCGACAAGAAACTGGACGACAGTCGTTTAGTATCGATGCTGTAAACGAGTTTGACCCGCTTTTTGAAGATGTTTATGACTATTGCGAGGCGCAAGGGCTAGATGTGGATACGCTGATTCATGAAGAGGGCACTGCACAGATGGAAATTAATTTTCAGCATGGGGATGCGTTAACCCTTGCTGATCAGGTGTTTCTGTTTAAGCGAACCGTACGGGAAGTAGCGCTCAAGCACAGTGTTACAGCTACTTTTATGGCTAAACCGATTACCGACGAGCCTGGTAGTGCGATGCATATTCATTTGAGTGTCCATGATAGTCAAACTGGACAAAATATTTTTAATGATCGCAATGGTGGAAAAGTTACGCCGTTGTTTGAAGGATTTATTGGTGGACTGCAAAAATACATTCCTAGTGCTATGCCATTGTTTGCACCTAACGTGAATTCTTATCGGCGGTTTTTGCCTGGTGAGTCGGCACCTTTAAATGTTGAATGGGGAGTCGATAATCGAACTGTCGCGTTTCGGGTACCGGAGTCATTACCAGAAAATCGTCGGGTGGAAAACCGACTGGCAGGAGCCGATGCCAACCCTTATTTAGCTGTAGCTGGTTCGCTAATATGTGGCTATATGGGAATGCTGGAAAAATTAAAGCCCAGTGAACCTTCAACAGGTAATGCCCATAAAATAGAAAATTACAGCCTGCCATCAAGTCTAGAACATGCTTTGTTAGGCTTAGCGCAGTGTAAGCCTTTATGCGACATGTTGGGCCAAAAGTTTGTTGATGCTTATGTAGCGGTTAAAGAAACAGAAAGTGAAAACTTTAAGCGCATTATCAGCTCTTGGGAGCGCAAATACTTATTGCTTTCTGTTTGA
- the potA gene encoding polyamine ABC transporter ATP-binding protein, whose amino-acid sequence MAETVVGGLGSNGLPPQRDHVLVEIKQLTKHFNTTLAVDDVSLEIKKGEIFALLGGSGSGKSTLLRMLAGFEQPTAGRIYLDGEDITDLPPYQRPINMMFQSYALFPHMTVEQNIAFGLKQDKLPKEQVAARVKEMLKLVHMEQYAKRKPHQLSGGQKQRVALARSLAKRPKLLLLDEPMGALDKKLRSRMQLEVVQILEEVGVTCIMVTHDQEEAMTMAERIGIMNDGWIVQVGTPVDIYETPNCRMTAEFIGSVNIFEGEVVKDEVDHVIISSPQLERDIYFSQGIITALEEKWVFVAIRPEKTFVTITKPRGQYNWAKGVVHDIAYLGGHSVYYIKLINGTVIQSTMANVERKMDRPTWDDPVYISWEDDSGVVLTS is encoded by the coding sequence ATGGCAGAAACTGTTGTGGGGGGCCTGGGAAGTAATGGGCTGCCACCTCAGCGTGATCATGTATTGGTAGAAATTAAGCAACTTACAAAGCATTTTAATACTACCTTGGCTGTAGATGATGTGTCGCTTGAAATTAAAAAAGGTGAGATTTTTGCGCTACTGGGTGGTTCGGGATCAGGCAAATCAACCCTTTTAAGGATGTTGGCTGGGTTTGAGCAGCCTACAGCTGGGCGTATCTATTTAGATGGCGAAGATATCACTGACTTACCTCCATACCAACGTCCGATTAATATGATGTTTCAGTCGTATGCGCTGTTTCCGCATATGACTGTGGAACAAAATATAGCTTTCGGCTTAAAGCAGGACAAACTACCCAAAGAACAAGTGGCTGCTAGGGTAAAGGAAATGCTAAAACTGGTGCATATGGAGCAATACGCCAAGCGTAAACCACATCAACTGTCGGGTGGTCAAAAGCAGCGAGTGGCACTGGCCAGGAGCTTAGCAAAGCGCCCAAAACTGCTATTGCTTGACGAGCCAATGGGAGCATTGGACAAAAAGCTACGCAGTCGTATGCAGTTAGAAGTTGTGCAAATTCTGGAAGAAGTTGGCGTGACCTGTATTATGGTGACACATGACCAGGAAGAAGCCATGACAATGGCTGAGCGCATTGGCATCATGAATGATGGTTGGATTGTGCAAGTAGGGACGCCAGTTGATATTTATGAAACCCCTAACTGTCGTATGACCGCTGAGTTTATTGGTTCAGTTAATATCTTTGAAGGCGAAGTTGTAAAAGATGAAGTGGACCATGTGATCATTAGCTCTCCTCAATTAGAAAGGGATATTTATTTCAGTCAGGGCATTATTACTGCGTTGGAAGAAAAGTGGGTATTCGTTGCTATCCGTCCAGAAAAAACCTTTGTCACTATTACCAAACCACGGGGGCAATATAACTGGGCAAAAGGGGTCGTGCATGATATAGCCTATTTAGGCGGGCATTCTGTTTATTATATAAAGCTGATAAATGGCACAGTTATTCAATCAACTATGGCCAATGTCGAGCGAAAAATGGATCGCCCTACCTGGGATGACCCGGTCTATATCAGTTGGGAAGATGATAGTGGTGTGGTGCTAACGTCATGA
- a CDS encoding ABC transporter permease subunit — translation MNFNINSYKFLRWIPSGRSFIVGIPYGWLLVFFLVPFIIVLKISLSEAETAIPPYSEVFQYADETIKVILNLGNYLFLLEDDLYLAAYISSLKIAFLSTIFCLLLGYPMAYAMVQASDKWKTILLLSILLPSWTSFLIRVYAWIGILKNNGLINNLLMGLGVIDSPLPMLNTNFAVYVGVVYTYLPFMVLPIYAILTKLDHSLLEASADLGAKPWQTFLKVTLPLSKSGIIAGSMLVFIPVVGEFVIPELLGGPESLMIGKVLWQEFFNNRDWPIAASLAMVMLAILIIPITLFHKYQAKELESQR, via the coding sequence ATGAACTTTAATATCAATAGCTATAAGTTTTTACGTTGGATACCATCCGGGCGCAGCTTTATTGTAGGGATCCCCTATGGCTGGCTGTTGGTATTTTTCTTGGTTCCTTTTATCATTGTTTTAAAAATCAGCTTATCTGAAGCGGAAACAGCGATACCGCCATATTCTGAAGTATTTCAATATGCTGATGAAACCATTAAAGTTATCCTGAATTTAGGTAATTATTTATTTTTACTTGAAGATGACCTGTATTTAGCCGCTTATATCAGCTCGTTAAAAATTGCTTTTCTTTCAACAATATTCTGTTTGTTATTAGGTTACCCGATGGCATATGCCATGGTGCAAGCTTCTGATAAGTGGAAAACTATTTTATTGTTGTCGATATTGTTGCCTTCCTGGACTTCGTTTTTAATTCGGGTTTATGCCTGGATAGGGATTTTAAAAAACAATGGGCTAATCAATAATTTGCTGATGGGGTTGGGAGTTATTGATAGCCCGTTGCCAATGCTAAATACAAACTTTGCTGTATATGTGGGAGTGGTTTACACATATCTGCCGTTTATGGTGCTACCTATCTATGCGATTCTAACCAAACTGGATCATTCTCTATTGGAAGCCTCAGCTGATTTAGGGGCAAAACCTTGGCAAACCTTTTTAAAGGTAACTTTGCCGCTGTCAAAAAGTGGCATTATCGCTGGTTCAATGCTGGTGTTTATTCCGGTAGTAGGGGAATTTGTAATTCCAGAGTTGTTGGGTGGCCCTGAGTCCTTGATGATTGGTAAAGTGCTGTGGCAAGAGTTTTTTAATAATCGTGATTGGCCAATCGCTGCTTCACTAGCGATGGTGATGTTAGCAATATTGATCATTCCTATCACCCTGTTCCATAAGTACCAAGCAAAAGAACTGGAGAGCCAGCGGTGA
- a CDS encoding ABC transporter permease subunit produces MVLLIIYSFNESKLVTVWAGFSAKWYAELFSDRQLMAAVWMSLRIAFMSACMAVVLGTMAAYIMVRYRRFKGKTAFSSMITAPLVMPDVITGLSLLLLFVAMQQSFGWPAGRGMLTIWIAHVTFCTAYVAVIVSSRLREMDTSLEEAAMDLGASPLKTFFLITVPVIAPALLSGWLIAFTLSLDDLVIASFVSGPGATTLPMVVFSSVRLGVSPKINALATLIILIVSLVAFICWWFARKAEIKQRQQL; encoded by the coding sequence ATGGTTTTGCTCATTATTTATTCGTTTAATGAGTCGAAGCTGGTTACCGTATGGGCTGGCTTTTCTGCGAAATGGTATGCGGAATTATTCAGTGATCGGCAGTTGATGGCAGCGGTATGGATGAGTTTAAGAATTGCATTTATGTCAGCTTGTATGGCTGTTGTGCTCGGTACGATGGCTGCTTATATTATGGTGCGATATCGGCGGTTTAAAGGAAAAACTGCATTCAGCAGTATGATTACTGCACCATTAGTCATGCCTGATGTCATTACTGGTTTATCGTTACTCCTACTGTTTGTTGCAATGCAGCAGTCATTTGGCTGGCCAGCGGGTAGAGGGATGCTGACAATCTGGATTGCTCATGTCACTTTTTGTACAGCTTATGTGGCGGTGATAGTCTCCTCACGGTTAAGGGAAATGGATACCTCGCTTGAAGAAGCTGCGATGGATCTTGGTGCTTCGCCTTTAAAAACGTTTTTCTTGATAACAGTGCCTGTTATTGCACCAGCTTTATTATCTGGTTGGTTGATAGCTTTTACTTTATCTCTGGATGATTTGGTTATTGCCAGTTTTGTCTCTGGGCCAGGTGCTACAACTTTGCCAATGGTGGTGTTCTCATCTGTTCGGTTAGGGGTAAGTCCGAAGATTAATGCACTGGCTACTCTTATTATCTTGATTGTGTCACTAGTCGCCTTTATCTGCTGGTGGTTTGCCAGGAAGGCGGAGATCAAGCAGCGCCAGCAGTTATAG
- a CDS encoding NirD/YgiW/YdeI family stress tolerance protein: MDKVIKALTMVVSCVVFQVMAQPISTVAGIKSHPIIDQKVTLHGYIIKQLSHETYLLKDQTGKVQVEIDIEEWPEEQPLVNKPVEIVGEVEVESNGPIAIDVERVRSLVKCG, translated from the coding sequence ATGGATAAAGTTATAAAGGCACTGACTATGGTTGTTTCATGTGTTGTGTTTCAAGTGATGGCCCAACCAATATCAACTGTTGCAGGTATTAAAAGCCATCCTATTATTGATCAAAAAGTGACCTTGCATGGTTATATTATAAAGCAACTGTCTCATGAAACTTATCTGCTTAAAGATCAGACAGGAAAGGTGCAAGTAGAGATTGATATTGAAGAATGGCCCGAAGAACAGCCTCTTGTTAATAAGCCCGTAGAGATTGTTGGTGAAGTAGAGGTCGAATCGAATGGGCCTATAGCCATAGATGTTGAACGAGTTCGCTCTCTCGTTAAGTGTGGTTAA
- a CDS encoding GNAT family N-acetyltransferase — protein MISWSKKPFQALTTDELYACLALREQVFIIEQNCVYQDVDGADPSCFHLLGWQQVDGESQLAAYLRIAPPGLKYEEASLGRVATANFTRGQGLGKELLSVALEWIVDLYPKKPIRISAQAYLERFYQDFGFRSVSDLYDEDGIPHLEMLMQPELR, from the coding sequence ATGATTAGCTGGAGTAAAAAACCGTTCCAAGCGCTAACAACAGACGAGTTATATGCTTGTTTGGCATTGAGGGAACAAGTCTTCATTATTGAGCAGAATTGTGTATATCAAGATGTTGATGGAGCTGATCCAAGCTGTTTTCACCTGCTAGGTTGGCAACAGGTAGATGGAGAGAGTCAATTAGCAGCTTATTTACGAATCGCTCCACCAGGCTTGAAATATGAGGAAGCTTCGTTAGGCAGAGTGGCTACAGCTAATTTTACCCGTGGCCAGGGTTTAGGTAAGGAGCTATTGTCAGTTGCTTTAGAATGGATAGTGGACTTATATCCGAAAAAACCAATAAGGATTTCTGCTCAAGCTTATTTGGAAAGGTTTTATCAAGACTTTGGTTTTCGTTCAGTGTCAGATCTTTACGATGAAGATGGTATACCTCACTTAGAGATGTTAATGCAGCCTGAGTTGCGATAG
- a CDS encoding TetR/AcrR family transcriptional regulator has translation MKVDTVENIKDVAESCIRSKGYNSFSFREIASAVGIKSASVHYHFPTKGDLGAAVVKRYTERFLSALGEPEDLAIKPEQLIQRYIEAFRNALIKDQKLCLCGMLGAETDSLPEEVVRETKRFFKENIKWLTAVFARYSQKEESSANNKAVYLLSSLEGAMMVAHTLSDIAAFDNAIKVIMPQFGEK, from the coding sequence ATGAAGGTAGATACTGTTGAAAATATCAAAGATGTCGCAGAATCTTGTATTAGAAGTAAGGGGTATAACTCTTTTAGTTTTCGTGAAATAGCAAGTGCTGTTGGTATAAAGAGTGCGAGTGTGCACTATCATTTTCCTACAAAAGGTGATCTAGGGGCTGCAGTAGTTAAACGTTACACAGAACGTTTCTTAAGTGCTTTGGGTGAACCAGAGGATTTAGCAATCAAGCCGGAGCAGCTCATCCAGCGGTATATCGAAGCTTTCCGAAATGCATTGATAAAAGACCAAAAATTATGTTTGTGTGGTATGTTGGGTGCTGAAACTGACTCTTTGCCAGAGGAAGTGGTTAGAGAAACCAAGCGATTTTTTAAAGAAAATATTAAATGGTTAACAGCTGTTTTTGCCAGATATAGTCAAAAAGAAGAAAGCTCAGCAAATAATAAGGCAGTTTATTTACTGTCTAGCTTGGAAGGTGCCATGATGGTTGCTCATACACTAAGTGATATTGCTGCTTTTGATAATGCAATTAAAGTGATTATGCCGCAGTTTGGTGAAAAATAA
- a CDS encoding threonine aldolase family protein, with protein sequence MSNTIKNQCHTFFYGHHELTAAEEFSAMAEWCKKNNIKHDFYGEGELIQQFEQKVADLLGFEKGLFIVTGTLNQPTVLQLACQQRKLDSVAMHHTAHILKHEHQGYQLQNRFKVLPVGDPFKVWTVEDLKDIKDDIASVLYELPMREIGGQLPTWDELEAIKTYCNQYNIHLHMDGARLWETQPFYSKKYSEISKGFDSVYISLYKGIGGLGGSILVGSEELIDKVSIWAKRQGGNLARRSPYIVSAAMKFDQQLQKMPAYFQRTKEVYKILADYSFIVPNPKYPQTNMLHLYLSISCDQAMQIRNKIAKEYGIYFFHAIHSTPFTNQCFFEWYVGDCLLDIPDENLCHSLSILEKEINSL encoded by the coding sequence ATGTCTAACACTATCAAGAACCAATGCCATACATTTTTTTATGGTCACCATGAGTTAACGGCAGCAGAAGAGTTCTCTGCCATGGCTGAGTGGTGCAAGAAAAATAATATAAAACACGACTTTTATGGTGAAGGCGAACTAATTCAACAGTTTGAACAGAAAGTAGCTGATTTACTTGGTTTTGAAAAAGGCTTATTTATCGTCACGGGTACCCTTAACCAGCCAACTGTATTACAACTAGCTTGCCAGCAAAGAAAACTTGATTCTGTTGCTATGCATCACACAGCACATATATTAAAACATGAGCATCAGGGGTATCAGCTACAGAATAGATTTAAAGTATTACCTGTTGGTGATCCTTTTAAAGTTTGGACAGTCGAAGACCTTAAGGATATAAAAGATGACATTGCATCGGTATTGTATGAACTACCGATGCGAGAAATTGGTGGACAATTACCAACTTGGGATGAACTGGAAGCAATCAAAACCTACTGTAACCAATACAATATTCATTTACATATGGATGGAGCAAGGCTTTGGGAAACACAACCTTTCTATTCCAAAAAATATTCTGAAATAAGCAAGGGTTTTGACAGTGTCTATATTTCGCTGTACAAAGGCATTGGTGGGCTAGGTGGCTCTATTCTTGTAGGTAGCGAGGAGCTTATCGATAAAGTATCAATATGGGCAAAGCGACAAGGTGGTAATTTAGCTAGACGATCACCTTATATCGTCTCTGCCGCAATGAAGTTTGATCAACAGTTACAAAAGATGCCAGCTTACTTTCAACGAACTAAAGAAGTTTATAAAATATTGGCCGACTACTCTTTTATAGTGCCTAACCCCAAATACCCTCAAACTAATATGCTACATCTCTATCTATCGATCAGTTGCGACCAAGCAATGCAAATTCGAAATAAAATAGCAAAAGAGTATGGTATTTATTTTTTCCATGCTATTCACAGCACTCCTTTCACTAATCAATGTTTTTTTGAATGGTATGTGGGAGATTGCTTACTTGATATACCAGATGAGAATTTGTGCCATTCCCTTAGTATACTAGAAAAAGAAATTAACTCTTTATAA